The sequence aatTAGAGACATAATTATTTGGATAGTAGAGCATAATGTTTATGAGGTAAGTTATTCAATAGTTTAATCCAAGGATAAACTTTTCTATTGATGaaaagctttatatatatatatattaaaaaagtattatttagtttttatgtttattaattaatttaaaaaaaacaaccaatgACCTTCTTTTCTCTCAACGTTCTTTTTGTAATCACTTTTATAGACCTCACATTGTGTGTGCATGCCTCTAATTcgtttttcttgttcttagattttcatataaaaaaattgtgtttatcaatataaaatttcTCACTTGTTTGTTTACAcataaacttaaattttaaaattagtaaataaataaatagaactcAATTCATGCTCTTTCTATTTAAGTTTATAACACCAACTTAATGTCTTCTAGAAGGATTCGTTGACGGTTGGTCCAGCAAACAGATGCTGTAGCTTCTAGAATTGTTAATGCTAGGTCAGTGggtaataattaatcaatttgtTACTATAGTTTTCAattgttaatttgttttgtatatgtatatattattgatttagTTGGATCTCATTGGTAATAGCCGGATTAAAGTCACATTCTAAAAAGCTAAATCAATTTTGTGTTGAAACTAAATGATCATGTATAACAAGCCACTAGTAACCTAGTAccaatgtttattattatttttggacccaaatattattttttatactgtTTAACTAGGTATGAGGGTCCCATGTGAGAAGTGTTATATCAATTTTCTCTATAATTGAATTATATGGAATATATATTACTAACTCggtttaatttatgaaaaattttcaagtgtGCATGTAACATTATTTTTATCGAGTCATGTGATATCTGGCcggattaataaatttttaaatgatctATAAATTACTGTAATTATTGTGCTATTATACATGCTTATGTTTTAAAAGGGTGATGTTTGCCATCTTTGTCTAAAACGGTGTTTGAAGATTTGAGTTTTATTAGTATCCCAATAATATTTTCTCTTGACCAccgcttaatatatatatatatatatatatatatactatagcatttatttttcattaatcatCTATTTAATTAAAGATTCTAATTACTTTGGGTTGGTGATGgaatattttaatatgaaacgtaaaataagtaaacaaaagCATaccaaaaacatattattataaataattaattcaaaggCTTGAATTTTGTGCAATTCTTTAAAAGTCTTGTGCCTAGTGTTGCGTTGACGAAAGTATACAAGACTTATCTTGGCATTTTTAtaacttttcattattttcaagACACAGGTGGTGTTTAACTTGTAttcctatttatcaattaaaattttttaaaaattatattcataaatCATCTcataaaaaactaatatatatatatatatatatatatatatatatatatatatatatatatatatatatatatatatatataactatatatatatatatatagttattttttaaataattattatattaactcCAAACTTTATTCCTTATGATAATaactatatttataattttaaaattgagaatttaaatatgaaatttataatatatacataattgtGACCGCCtagtttgagtttttttaaaataaataaactactaATTTATTAAGCTgagagttgtattttattttattttttaaatcaaagatgaaGAGTTTTAggccttaaaaaaataattatgtattttaaaattatgcatctaaatcttttgatttgttttttgaatatatCATGATTTAAAActgttagttccgccggtgtggtttgtgagtTTTAAAGAACACTCAAGTACTCAtagatctcacacaaaccatcaaagaaagttcacacaaacaaaacaagaaggagacacataaaattggtaacccagtttggcgtccactcgcctacgtctggggggccaagcccggagataaacaattcactaaaagaggtaaaaatacatgagtacaaatacttgccactcacactctcaatgaagatcactaccctctctagattgtctagtgctcgcCCACTATCCTCCAAGAgacacacttacaatctacaagcaaggtagcttatatagacgcctcaacgtcccaaatatagcacatacctcttttagaatctccgcggctactaatttaaaaatcttccgaaattagctgttgcaactcctgttgtaacataagttgcaacatggccctgactgctgacttgactgagttttggttacgttgcggacgtaagacccatcaacctcccgatcatgcttagtctgagtcgatgcagccaaatctcccgatcccgactgtcGGCAattagcctacctcctcagttcctcatcacgcagtcccctcgcaaggggcgcacgtccttgtgcgttttccatgaaacttgccaaacttagtcttcaatcttccaagtttggtcttcaaagattctccaaacttgatcttcaattcagtcttcattcacaccatgaatagatctttctttaattaagctccaccatatttagtattcaatcatatctctttaagcatggtcttgatatgatcttgtaatgcattgccaaaaataactccaccaagatctttaagatagcttcaccatgatcttcaagatatttgcctccatgtTATAGATTTACTagaaatagctccatcaagatcttcaagatgtttgccttacACTCCAaatctccttgccatgtcacaatgcttgccacatcatcaatttgctttgtcaccttagttgccacgtcacttggtctaggtgtcaaatcatgccaattaaatagtGTGATTGCACTAATAAAAACTATAGATTGGAAATTTTCGGCATATGAAAATTACATGTATATcctttcataaaaataaataattaagaatatACTTTCACTAGTCATATTGTCTTATGTATTTTACAAAATGCTCGGGTCCTTTTacggttttttttaatattatatttcaaaaaattactgAAATATGCACATTATACATTATTCACAAAATACGTATTTCAGAACAatcattactttttttaattaatgcacTTATACGTGTAAAACTTTTAccttctttttaatattatatttattatttacttttttttttgttttataacggtttttttaaatgttatattTACAGTTTAATCCTTATAAGTTTCtaattcaaattcttttttaCATCTCTATTTAaattgatgagtgtacattgttcaaatatttcatatatatttgtacATTCATTTGGCATGCATTAGAACTATAATGtgaaattcgatgctaaatatcgtgtgttttgcattaataGGCTTAGGGCAGTCCTTAAAGGTGAGAGAACTCCAAAAGAAACAGTTTAGACCGAAAACAATGAAGTTAAAGCTCTCATGATAttattagaacaaggacaaggtaaactgggtggcttacggtCAGCTTACGATCAGCCTTACAATCGTAAGCACAGTCCAGAAGATCTTACAGGTATGCTTGTGCCTGTAAGGAGGATTCAAAGTcaattcagaggaccttacgggtAAGGTTTACACCTGTAAGGATGtacgtaaggaccatccagaggagtttacgacCACTGGTTATGCTCGTAAGGGCATTCGTAAGAAACAAACAGAgaagcttacggccgtaagctggaccgtaacatattcagaagaccttatggatgagGCTTACGGTTGTAAGTGTGCCCGTAAGGCTCACgactatcttctccagctcccttacgTTTTTgtccttacgcccgtaagtaGCTTGTAAGCAGTtgagtataaatagaacttaagaggattttTAGAACATTATCTATTCTGTCTCTCTATTATTTTGGGGTGATTATTCGAGGCGAGATTGAGGAAGAGAAAGGCCGAATCTCCAGTACCTTAGGCAAGATTTGGAGAGGAATTTGGCTCGGCATTCAAGGGGATTAgagatcgtagccgtcaagctcatcttagCGGCGTGCGTAGAAGCTACTCTTATTTTTTGCTCCGTGACTCTCCATCCTAGAAattaacaagggggttttcatggatcctatgtctactcttatttttttgtatcttgaatgcttatcctccattaatggaggtctaatttgtagatgtttgggcatagttgaactctagggtttacttttatgactttggttgttggatctttgatgctttaattgattttttatttgcaatcatatctatttgaatctaattgtgtgtttgaatgcttagttgctaacgaggcgaaagccctaactatcatgtttgatgtgctacgtgatgagtagaaatacccacatagcatagacatgccgtgaTTAGAGAGAGTTGTGAATAAGCCTAGGTATAGTGTATTTTAGACACTCTGTCTCTGTCAATTCTCCAGAGTGAGTTGTTGACaatctccgtgctctttgcaatcatgtggagtggattttaggagaaatcacatttatGCTCTGTATTCGgaaaggttgtcagacccggaccggcccggccggttcaaccggaaaaaccgggaaccggccatgtggccggcccgggtataccccattgaccagggtattaaaaaaccctgtgttaacccggtgacccgggcggttcaaccgggaaccggttgacccggccgggtcaatcgggtcacaatgtttaattttttttacattatttaataatttattattattttctcattaaaaatcacaaaatcatgtatatttattaatattaatttataatttataatcaataaatagaattacaatatatcataaacataccaacaaaaattaacatttaaaaataaaatatattaatgtgttatgtaaatactttctaaaaatttaatttattaagaaaataaaacaataaatgagtgtaattttattataaaaatataaaattaaagtattctaattaaataaaaaatataagaaaatttaaaacaaaataaaaactcaattgagatataagaattagtgaattaaatttcttatttattttaacaaaatcaaccaataaacaaataaataaataaataacatcgagagaagttcgataattatatattaatatattaaatttgtaaatatttaaaaaatgtaaaaataaatgacataattagaaaactctactgtatataaggtcatttatcaatttaaatatcaaatttgagtatgtttttataatataattatgggtttaatattatatttgcttattattaattattattatattttttatatttaattattgaccccagTTCAACCCCGGTtagacccggtcgaacccattgacctctaacccctgggcttagccgggtcattgcccgggccgggtctgacaatcttggtattcggattaggggcaatctctctctttttgggggagattatctacttaagagattatcattactTCAtggtgaggtttcatagagtgttaatgctaTTGTGTGGATgcctgtatcagctctgcacctattcagttactgtTCGCCTGAAAAATCGaggtttattataattttggaaacctctcggttcaaataaaATTGCATACCTAGACAACTTTTGCCctatacttcataaccctagacaGATATTATGCTCGGACATTGTCTCTTCCCTTGATTTCCCTCTGGTtttatttcccatattttctagttttcttttaGCTTTGTTTACACCCACCACTTCACTCGttaattaggctaatttttagatttagagttattacttGTATTCACCTCCTTCTCTGTGGCCCGACACTCTGTAGTTCAAgtacactttattacgcgatcggACGTACACTTGCGTGCGTCCTATCATAAATTTTGATAGTTAAATTATACCACCATTAGATATTATAACAGTCAAATTtgtaatgataaaaaattataatgacaaAATCTGCAGTTGTTAGTAACTTTGATAATAAATTATGCAATTATCAGAATTATGGCGGTCAAACCTATAATCGTCATTAATTATAACGATCAAATCCGCAATAGTCAAAAATTACAACCGTTAAATTTGTAACTATCAGTTATTATGACAGTGAACCTTTCAATTGTCAGAAATTATTATGTTCAAACTTGCAAACATCAGAAATTATGATGGTCAAATCTGCAAACATTATAAATTATGAGGgtcaaatttggaaaaataatcaCAGCGGTCTTAATTAATCAGCAaaagtattatttattattattaaaataaaaataaaatatttttatcaggagttatagaagaaaaagaaaaaagaatcaagtaaaacacataaAGATGTGGTAAGGATAAGTGTAATGAATTGTAATACTTAAATGGAGTTGCGAGGAAGagttttaattagaaaatttataaagattAAAGCGTAAATTTCACATTTAAAAAACTtggttataaaatttaaaaaaaaaaaaaaaacacacagtATACAGTCTTTCGTGCTTTAAACTTTTACACATGACATGTATGAatgcattaaatttttttaaaaaaagtacacaTTGTACCTAAATGagtattttagtaaataatatataaatagctATCTcgatgttttttaaaaaatataatatttaaaaaactctCTTTACTTGTCTTAGTTTAGAAGCTTTTTTTTGTCCTTTATATAtgtccatttaaaaaatttgtgacattttaaataaattttttttctaaatttaccatctatatatactattaaagtaaatatataaactACTCTCAGAGTGATTCAATGggtaattttaatattttaatttacttaaatatagtattaataatagaaaattttaattgcataataGGCTTTGATTTGATCATAGGCATTAAATccgtttatattaaatatttaataggatGTTCTAATGAAATGGATGGTAATCTAACTGGACAGAGTTTTAAggaagttttttaattttttttttcatatatttaaagtggcattgatttcatcacgtccattaaattggttttatattaaatccttcatttttttttaagtttttggtttaaaaaatatttaaaaacatttatttgatatttaaataggtttaatattaaatattaaatatgatgTTCTAATCTAAACGAGTGATAAtctgattggagagggttttaaggaagatttctaaattttttttttacatatatttaaagtgtcattgatttcatcatgaccattaaattttttttatattaaatccttcttctttttttttttttaagtttttggtttaaaaaatatttaacaatatttatttggtattatattaaatattaaatatgtaaaaaaaatataggagactaatagataatattattataaattaaataagatctTCTAATGCAAACGGAGAGGGTTTCAAACTTTCGAAAAGATTTCTCCAttgcattataaatatataaaatttaatgaaattgatttcatcatggacATCAagttagttttatatatattaaacatttaataagacATACTCATGAAAACGGATGGCCTttggaaattgaaaatctttgctaaatttatttggacttatttgtttagaaaagaataaacaacatttatttatttggtattacataagatatataaaataaaaatattgtgttaataaaaaaattataattaaatgaataaaaaaaattaacgatatttatttggtattacattaaTCGTACAACAtgggctttattttttttaaaaattataatagtttcatatttattaaatgatataggTTGGGTTTATGAGAAAAATGAACAGACAattgtagaagaagatgaaagatctaaaataaaagaaattaaataatggTGTTAACATATATTGCCCATATTCTAATAAAGATGAATAACAATTCCTTTTCTTGGTATAGGTTTGTTTTTCACATAAGTGtctataatattattatttagttcatcatagttttttttattgttcaatcatttgttgtttggttgtgtttttttattataaatatcaaatacTTTTAAAGTACATATATAATCtgctatttattaattataatcaattaagatatttatttttttaatttaatataaatcatctcaactatctttttaaaactaaaaataataaatcaaaaatattttgtattttactataattcttaatcatttctatttcatGTCTAAACtactttttattgtatattatttaataatgtatttCAAAAATACTGAACATTTTTAAggttaatttaatgtttttattataaaattattaaaagtttattaaaagtttctttagatttatttgtattgtatatttttatttgaggtctttaaatatattcatttctcAATACTTAATCTTCAAACTTTGATaagttaatttgtttaaaaaaaaataaaaaacaaaactaatccAAACAAAAACCTCTGCCATAAAATTAGTaatattgtaattataaatttttaaattgcaaGGATATTGATGcttaatatgttttaaatatatttttattcaaattttatcttctttcattattttaataGTTTCACATGTTATATTATTAacgtataaaaataaaatttacaatcaCAAGGTGGTGCagcaattattatatttttaatcaattatctataacaattaatgtttttcaaatattctttttttaaatctatatgATTAtactctaaaaatattttatattcttttttattacatttaagtttttatttatattatttataatattaataatttaaaaactttaattgcatagttgtacttatttatttatttatacaataaatgtccataagttTTTTGTAATCAAAAGTATACGACAGTCTCCAttgtatgaattatttaattatattatttttaaaatctgcTCCCAAAGTGtttgaagaaataaatttaaattttttattatatttaagtttttatttatattacttatgatattaataatagaaaatttttaattatacttatttatttatgcaataaatgtcgattagacctttgaaatccaaagtaTAATATACAACAGTTTTTATTgtatgagttgtttaattatatcatttttataatatgcTCTAGGAGtgcttcaaagaaaaaaattaaatttttttattacatttaagtttttatttatattgcttatgatattaataaaaaaaaattaattacacttATTTATTAATGCAAAACTCTGATACAAAGCCGGGGAGAATGcctagtttatatttaatatacttgGATAAACTTTGGGGTGGCGCTGATCCGGAGAAGAATATATTGTGGTAGGTCCAGACTGTTGGGATTGGTGTGAACGCCTATTTGAATGATTACGAAAAACAGCGGGATTTGTCGTTGCCGGTAGTGATATAAGAGAAGCTTCTTGGTTGAGGAGTTTCTCATGGAGTTCAGTAAAGGAAATTGACGTATCACGAGCATTGATTACATCAACGACAGATTTGTACTCATCACGGAGTCCCTCAAGAACATGATCAATAAGATCCTCATCATCAACAGGCTTCCCAATAAGAGCAAGTTTATCAGCATGAATTTTGATGGTTTGCATATAGTCACTAATTGATGTGGAGCCCTGGGAACATTGTTTGAACTGAGTCTTCAGTTGTTTAATATGACCACGAGATGGCTTGGCATAGGTCTGAGCTAAGGTTTGACATGCATCAAGAGAAGTGGCGATGCGGGCAATAAGTGGTTGCAATGAAATGGAGAGAGCACCAAGAAGAGCGCTAAAGATAAGACGATCTTGACACTTCCATGTGGTGTATGCCGAATTGGGTGATGTAACACCATTGACAATAACGGTGGGTGGTGGTGAAGGATGAGTGCCATCAAGGAAGTGATAAAGATTATGACCTTCAAGCAAAGATTGGATTTGAAGGCTCCATGTAACATAATTGGTTGAGGATAATTTGGTGATGTTGGAGAGATTGATGGTAAGGAGAGGATGGTGAGGATCCTGGTGGTTGTGAAGGGAGATAGGATCGTTGGTGGAAGAGGAGGCAGTGTTAGAAGCCATTGAATAGAGAGAAAgatgttggaaaaaaaataataattaggcTCTTGATACCATGTTGAAAATATAGAAGAGGATATTGGAAAGAATGGCTTACTTTTCTATTGATTCATATGGTATATTTATACACACGATTGTAAAGTTACAAAGATAGAAACTATCCTATAATTAAGAGATTACAACTAATTACACAATAATATAGCTAATCACAAGATCATTGGTGATTGATTGAGATCCTATAGTGATTGATTTAGATCCTATAATCAGGGGGTAATTGAGTACAAGGATTCTCTAATAGTTTCATGGAGTCAAGAAAGAAGAGGCTCACCGGAGAACACCAAGAACACCACCAAGCATTTCGTGCTCTCTCCCAGTTCTAGGCCACCTTCATCTTATGAGACATCCAGTGCACCAACGTCTCGCCGGCTACGCTGCCTCTTATGGTCCAATCCTTAGCCTGCGCTTCAGCTCTCGTCCTATACTCATAGTCTCCTCAGCGGCCATTACCGAGGAATGCTTACTTGCTAAAGACATTACTTTTTCCTACCATCCCGGGCTCGCAGCATCTGAAGTCTTTGGATATGATTACACTGTCGTGGACTCAGCCTCTTATGGTCCCTACTGGAGGAGCCTACATCCTATCATGGCCCATGAAGTTCTATCTCAGGCCAGAGTCACTTCCTTTGCTGGTGTGAGAGGAGATGGTGCCAAAGGTTTTCTTGGCAAGATATGTAGAGATTCAGGGAGGGTGACCATGAGGGTTTATCTCTCCCAGCTAACTTTTAATCTCATGGTGAGGATTGTGATGGGAAAGAGGTATGTTAATGGAGGTGGAGAAGAAGGTGTTCGTATGGAGAGTGTGAAGGTGGAGCTAAAGAAGAGGGGGTAGAAGATGAAGTTTAGGTGAAGCTCTAAACTTGATATTCAAACTTGTTCAAAAATACAATACTTGTCTCTCATATAGAGAGTGAAGACAACATAAAGCAGTCAACCAAAACAAGGTAGACTGACACAGCATAGTTAACATAAATAAAGACCTGACAAGAGCCATAACATAGCTCAAGACATGACCAGCTTCTATTCTCATGCAATATAAGTATGTAGCATTCTAATACCCACACATTTACGTGACTAGCATGCACTCTGAGTATTCTCCAATAGACCAATATGTATTCTGAGTATTCTTTAACACTCTCCCTTACTCAGAGACTTTGACTCCGAGTTGCTCAGTGAAATGAACATGTTTCTTAACTGACAGTGCATTCGTAAGAACATCAGCAACTTGTTCGTTAGTGCTGCAGTGAAGCAGCTTGATCTCTTCATCAGCAATTAAACCACGAATGAAATGGAATCTTGTGTCAATGTGTTTAGTCCGGCCATGCATGGCCGGATTCTTAGCAATTGCTATGGCCGACTTGTTATCACAGTAAATCACGGTTGGTTCCAATTGCTTCTCATTCATGTCATCTAGAAGTCATCTCATCCACATTGCTTGACACACAGCTGAAGTTGCGGAGATATACTCTGCTTCAGTGCTTGACAACGCAGTGATTTCTTATTTCTTCGAACACCACGCAACAGCAGCCGAACCAAGATTGAACACCCAACCGGTGGTGCTTTTTTGGTCATCAATCAACCCACCCCAATCATTGTCCGTATAGCCCATAAGTTTCAATTTATCAGTGCGCTCATATAACAGTCCGAGATTAATAGTGCCAGCGATGTGATGCATAATGCGCTTCACCGCTCCAAGGTGATGCATCGAGGGACAGTGCATAAACCGAGCTACAACGGAGACAGCATACATGAGATCAGGTCGGGTGTGCGTGAGATACAGTAGACTTCCCACTAGGTTTCTATATTTCCCAGCATTTGCATCTCCAGAACCATCATCCAAGCTAAGTTTTTCATTGGCATTCATAGGGGTTGGTTCGGTTTTACAGTCAAGCATGTTGgctttaaacagaaaactctcAGCATATTTACTTTGAGAGACAAAGATAAAATCTCTTCCTTGTTTCACTTCCAAATTAAACCCAAGAAATATCTCAGTAGTCCAAGATCAGACATCTCAAACCTTTGCATCATGGTTGCTTTGAAATCATTTATCATTTCTTGAGAAGACCCCATATAGATGATGTCATCCACATAGATGCATAAAAGTAGTATGTGAGATGAACCTTGAAGCTTTGTAAGTTTGGTATAAAGAGTGGGCTCGTTAGAGCTTCGTTCAAACCCCATTTCTAAGAAACATTGATGCACCTTGCTGTATCATGCCCGAGGTGCTTGGCGTAAACCATACAAGGCTTTCCGAAGTTTGTAGACCTTCATTTCCTCTCCTTGGACTACAAAACCCTGAGGCTGGGAGACGTACACTTTTTCTTGTAGATCACCATTTAAGAAAGCGGATTTGACGTCAAGTTGGTAGATTGGCCAGCCTTTATGCGCGCCAAGGGCAAGGAGTATCCGAATGGTCTCCATACGAGCCACGGGTGCAAAGACTTCATCAAAGTCGAGCCCTTCCCTTTGAGTATAACCCTTCGCAACCAACCGAGCCTTTCTCCTATGTAGAACTCCATCAGCATCatactttgatttaaaaatccATTTGACACCAACAGCTTGCTTCCCATTTGGCAATTCAACCAATTCCCAAGTCTGATTTCGTTCAATGGACTTCATCTCCTCTTGCATGGCCATTTTCCATTCATAAGTTCGAGCAGCTTCCTCGAATGTGGTTGGATCTAGTGTTGTAATGACAAAGGAGCAAGTATTGTAGATGTCGGAGAAAGAACGATACCTGGTCAGAGAGTCATCAACGGAGTCTTCTCTCAAGGTTGGCATGGTATTGTTTGGTGATGAGCTCTCAAAGACAACAGATGTAGTACGTAGTTGGAGTGAGTTCTGTTGACTTTTCTCCTGCCGTATCAACCACCACAAACTTGGGTTCTGAGCTGGATGAAGCT comes from Dioscorea cayenensis subsp. rotundata cultivar TDr96_F1 chromosome 15, TDr96_F1_v2_PseudoChromosome.rev07_lg8_w22 25.fasta, whole genome shotgun sequence and encodes:
- the LOC120277822 gene encoding secreted RxLR effector protein 161-like; this encodes MLDCKTEPTPMNANEKLSLDDGSGDANAGKYRNLVGSLLYLTHTRPDLMYAVSVVARFMHCPSMHHLGAVKRIMHHIAGTINLGLLYERTDKLKLMGYTDNDWGGLIDDQKSTTGWVFNLGSAAVAWCSKK